The DNA sequence CTGCCGGAGTCCAAGAACTACCCGCACCAGGGCACCGGCTGGGACCACGACTCGGTCGGGCTGTTCCAGCAGCGCACCAGCACCGGCTGGGGCGCGGTGGCCGACCTGATGAACCCCACCTACTCGGCGACCCAGTTCTACCTCGCCCTGCAGCGGGTGGCCGGCTGGGAACAGCTGCCGTTGACCGTCGCCGCCCAGGCGGTGCAGGTCTCGGCGTACCCGGGGCACTACGCCCAGCACGAGGCCGCTGCCGACGCCGTCGTCACCGCGGTGCTCGCGGCCCGCTGAGCACCGCCTGTCCCGTTCCGCCCGCCCCGCCGACCGACCGAACACCGGTCAAGCCCTTCGACGTCGTACGCCGCCAGCGGCCCTGGTCACCCGGCCAGGCCGCTGGCGGCGTACGCCACCTCGGCCAGCAGGTTCTGTCCGTCGGTGTCCGGGTGGAAGTAGTCCAGCCGGTTCAGTTGATCCACGGTGAACTGGGTGTCGTGTACCGCTCCGTCGTCGAACCGGCACCGGTCGCCGTACGCCCGGCAGGCCCCGGCCAGCTCGCGGTTGTACGCCGCGACCCGGTCGCGTACCGCCGCCCGGCGCTGTGTCGCGGCCTCGTCGGTCGCTGTGGCGTCGGCCAGCAGCGACGGACACACGCCACGGTCCCAGGCCCGTACCACCCGCTCCTCGCCGTGCCCGATCTCCCACAGCCGGTACAGGTCGGGGATGCTCAACACCAGGACCTTCGCCTGCGGCAGCCCGTCGCCCAGCACCCGTAGGGCCCGGTCGACGTCGTCCCGGAACGCCGCCGTCGAGGTCATGTCCTGCGGCGTCGCCCGGCACGCGTCGTTCGCGCCGATCAGCACCGTCACGTACTGGGCCGAGACGTCCACCGCCGACGCGGCCTGGTCGGCCAACGCCGCCGCCCGGGCCCCTGGCACCGAGAAGTCGTGCTCCTGCCCCTCCATAGCGGGATTGATCTCGGCGATCCGCTGGTACAGGCTCTCCACCCGGAATCCGTCGCCGGTGGACCACGAGTTGCGCCGGCAACTGGTCAGTACGACGCAGGAGCCGTACCCGGCGGTGATCGAGTCGCCGAGCGCCGCCATCGACGACGGCAGATCGGTGCCAGGTGGCGGCGGTGCCGGCGTGCCCGGCCCGTCGCCGTCCTCGCCAGCTTCGCAGGCCAGCGCCACGAGGGCGCAGACAGCGGCGGCGCCGGCCACCCAACGTCGGTGCATCCGGACCTCCAGCGAGACGGAAAGCGACGGAAGGGTAACTATATGCGTCGGCGTGGATCTGGCGACACCCACCGGGCCGGACCGGTCGACAGCTCCGCCAGGAAGTCGGGCAGGGTCCGCCGGGGCGCCCACCCCTGGGCGTACGCCCGACCCAGATCCAGCACCGTGCCGTACGCCAACTGCTCCACCGCGTACCGGGTCAGCCGCCCGGTGCCCGGCACCCCGAGCCGGGTCGCGCCGCTGGCCAGCGCCGCCGCGCCCAGCGCGACCGGCACCGGCACCCGCAACGGCCGCGCCGGTCGGCCGGCCGCCGCCAGCACGCCGGTGACCACCGCGTCGCGCGAGTACGGCGTCGCGTCGGCCACGTTGTACGGTCCCGGTGGCCAGCGCAGCGCCGCCAGGCAGGCGTCGGCCAGGTTCTCCACCGCCGTCAGGCTCATCGCCACGTCCGGACCGGGCACCGGCACCCGACCCCGCCGGACCGCGGCCAGCAACCGGGGCAGCAGATGCGGGTCGCCGGCCCCGTACACCGCCCGGGGCCGCAGCACCACCGCACCGGCCGCCAACGCCAGCCGCTCCCCGGCGGCCTTGGTCCGCCCGTACCCGGTGCGCTGGCCGTCGGTCGGGTGATCCTCCCGGATCGCGACGCTGTGCCGACCCGGCCGGTAGACGCTGGCGCTGCTCACCCAGACCACCGGCCGGTCGGCCGCCGCCCGCAGCAGTCGGGCGGTGCCCGCCACGTTCACCGCGTGGTACGCGGCCTCCGCCGCCGCGCCGGCCGGTGGATCCCCGACCGCCGCCGCCAGATGCACGACGACGTCGACGCCCCGCAGGTCCGGTAGCTCCCGGCCGGCGTCCCACGGCACGTGCCGGCCCACCGGGCCGGGCCGGCGGCCTACCGCCACCACCTCGGCACCGGCCGTGGCGGCTGCCCGCGCCACCGCCGACCCGCAGAAGCCGCTGGCCCCGGTCACCGCGACCCGCAGCCCGGTCAGCCGGGTGTTCACCGGGTCGCCCGGACCGTCAGCCGGGCCCAGCCCGGCAGCGCCGACCGCCGGTCCACCCGCGCCCCGGTCACCACCGGCCGGTACGGCGCCAGCGCGGCGAGCACGTCGTCGAGCTGGGCGTGGGCCAGCCGGGCACCGGGGCAGTGGTGCGGGCCGGTGCCGAACACCAGATGCCCGACCGCCGCCGGCACCGGCGCGTCCGGATCCGGGTGCGGCGCACCGGCGCGGGCCGCGTGCCGGGCGACCAGCAGCAGCCGGTCGCCGGCCCGCAGCCGGGTACCGGCGCGCAACCGGCTGCCGGCCAGTTCGGCGGTGCCGGCCACCACCCGGGGCAGCACCGGGCTCGGCGCGGTCACCCGTAGCAGCTCCGCCACCAGCACCGTCCGCGAATCGGCGCGGTCCGCCGCCGGCCACAGCCGGTCGTCGGCGCACCAGGCGACGGCCCGAGGGATCGCCGCCACCGTCGTGTTGATCGAGGCGACGGCCAGCATGCCGGCCCGGGCCGCCTCGTCCGCCGGCCCGCCGAGCAGCCGGGTCAGCTCGGCGGCGGCCGACGCGGTGGCGGCGCGGTCCCGGCGGGCCCGGCCCGGCCAGCGCAGCCCGGGCAGATGCCCCCGGGCGGCGAGCGCCGCAGCGGACCGGGCCGCGGCGGTCAACGCGTACGCCGGCACCGACACGTCCAGCATCGCGGCGGTGCTCGCCCCGGACAGCTCGGCGACCAGGTCGACGACATCCACCTCGGCCCCGTCGCCCAGCGGTGCCAGCCGCCGCCGCAGTACCTCCAACCAGACCGGCCGCAGCCGGGCGACCCCGTCGGCGCCGAACACCGACGCGGCACCCCGGCGGGTCTGTCGGTGCCCGGCACCGTCCTGGTCGAACAGGAATCCGTCGCCGCCGGTGGCCCGGCGCGCCGCCCCGGCGGTGGTCCGCTCGGCCGAGCGGTCCAACGGGACCCGACGCAGCGCGTCGGCGAACGGCGCCGCGTCGTGCACCAGCACGATGCGGCCGATCCGGCGCACCGGCGCGCGTCGGGTCGCCGCCAACAGAGCGAACAGCACCGGATGGCTGCCCAGGTAGACCCGCCGGTCCCGGCGGCGGCCCCGCCGGGCCGGGCGCGGCTCAACCATCGCCGGCCACCTGCGCCGCAGCTCGCGCCGTCACCTGCGCTGCGACCTGCGCCGCCGCCTGCCGGTCCGGCTTACGGGACCGCCCGGCCAGCGGAACCCGGGCGAACACCACCCGGTCCGGGCGGGCCGACCCCATCCGGTCCAGCACCGGCCGCAGCGCGGCCCGCAGCCGGGCCCGGTCGGTGCCCGGCTCCGGCTGCACCACTGCTACCAGCTGCTCGTCACCGTCGTCGGCGGGCACGCCGATCAGTACCGCCAGCGCCACCCCGGGTACGTGCAGAGCCGGCTCGTACAGCCCCGGGTAGATGTTCTCCGCCGCCCGCAGCACCATGTCCTTGCACCGGCCGGCGAGCACCAGCCGGTCGCCGTCGAGCCGGCCGACGTCGCCGGTGGCCACCTCGGCCATCGGCGGTTCACCGAGGTACCGGTCCGCCTGCCCCGGACCGGACAGCCAGACCTGCCCGGTGTCGTCGACCCGGGCGGCCACCCCCGGAAGTGGCCGGCCCACCAGGTCCCCGTCGGCGGCGTACCCGCGCTTGTCGGCCTCCTCCACGGCGGCGGCCGGGAACAGTTCGGTGAGCGCGTACACCCCGTACGCCCGGTCCGCGCCGGCCCGGCGGACCCGGCCCAGCAGGGCGGCGCTGACCGGGGCTGAGCCGCTGAACACCTGCCCGGTCAGCCGGGGCGAGTGGTCGAGCACCGCGCGCAGCTGCGGCGGTGTCAGGTACGTCGCCTGCGGCCGCAGCCGGGTCAGCTGCCGGGCCAGCAGCGCCGGCGACCGGGCCGGCAACGCCACCGGCGCGCCGGCCGCCAACGCCGGCACCAGCACGAAGAACGTGCCGCCCAGCACCGGCACGTCGGGCTGCGGGCCGACCAGCCCGGTCACCGCCCGCATCCCGGCGGCCAGCCCGGCCCGGGTGTGCACCACCGCCCGGGGGCGGCTGGTCGTCCCCGAGGTGAAGACGATCACCGCGTCACCGTCACCGTCGAACGGCGTCGGCAGCGGGCCGACGCCCGCCGGCAGCGTCGGCGCGCAGCCGGGCAACCGGCGCCCGACCGTACGGACCGGGGCGATCCGGGTCAGGTCCGGCAACGCCAGGTGCGCGCGGCGGGCCAGCGGGCCGGCCCAACCGGCCACCGCCTGCGCCGCCGAGTCGGCCAGCACCAACGCCGGCTCGGCCACGGCGAGCCGGGCGGTCAGCACATCCGGGCCGGCCGTCGGGTCCAGCACCGCCACCCGCACGCCCAGGTGGTACGCGGCCAGCAGCACCGCCAGCGACCGGGGGCCCGGGCGTACCGCCAGAGCGAGGGTGTCCCCGGCGGCGAGCCCGTGCCGGGCCAGCGCGGCGGTGTACCGGTCGGTGAGATTGGTCAGGTCACCGGCGGTGGCCCGGACCCGGGACCGACCGGTCAGCGCCGTGGCGGTCAGCACCGCCGGGCGGTGCGGGTCGGCGCGCAGTACCGTGGCGAGGCGGTCCAGCATCAGCCGTGGTCCTTCCCGGTCGGCGGAGTCACCGCGGATCCTCGGTCAACGGGCCGGCACCCCAGTCCAGGTACCAGGCGGCGGTGCGGCGCAGGCCGTACGCCCGCAGCCGCCGGGTCGAGTTCTCCACCACCATGTCCCGGCGGTGGGTGATCGCCGACGTGGTGCGGCGTACCCGGTTCAGGAAGGCCCGGTCGGTCGGCGACGGCCGGCGCGGCATGCCGCCGCACGCCTGGTACAGCTCGGCGGTGACCGCCATGTTGTTGCCGGCGTGCATCCGGTACGGCGCCAGGTAGCCGCCGGTGCGTCGGTGCGCCGGGCGCAGCCGCCCGAACGTCGCGGCGAGCAGCACCAGCATCCGGAATCCGGCCCTGCCGACCGGGCCGTGCTCGTCGCGGCGGGCCCGGATCGCACCGCAGACCAGCCCGGCCCCGTCGGCCAGGCCGGCACGTGCCGCCGCCACCCAGCCGGGACGCGGCAGACAGTCCGCGTCGGTACGGGCCAGCCACCGAGCGCCGTGCGTGATGGCGTACCGGAAACCGGTGTCGACCGCAGCCCCGACGCCCTTCTGCGGTTCCCGCAGCAGCCGGACCGGAAACGGCGCGGCCCCGGCGAACCGCTCGACCACGGCGACGGTGCCGTCGGTGGAGTTGTTGTCGACCACGACCAGGGTGAAGTCCCGGTCGGTCTGGGCGGCCAGCGCGGCCAGTGTGGCACCGATGCGGGCCTGCTCCTGGTACGCCGGCACCACCACCCACAGCGGTCCGTCACCGACCGCCGCCGGTGCGGCGGGTGGCTGCTCGACCGCCCGGGTCACGGCTTCTCCCAGACCATCGTCATCACGCTGACCCCGCCACCCAGACCGATCGCCAGCACCCGGTCACCGCTGCGCAGCCCGGCGTCGACCCGGGCCAGCTGTACGCCGAGCGTGGCGCTGGCCAGGTTGCCCAACTCGTCGACGGTGACCTCCAGCTTCTCCTTCGGCACTCCGGTGACCTCGATGAAGCGTTCCAGGTACGGCACGCTGACCTGGTGCACCAGGACGCGCTCGTAGTCGACCCAGTCCCAGCCGGTGCGCCGCCGCACCCGGTCGAGGATGTCGGTGCCGATCCGTTCGAAGACCGACCGCAGGGCGTGCCCGTCGCCGTGGAAGTAGGTGTGCTCGTCACCGCGCGGATGTCGGGAGCCACCGCCGAAGATGCCACCGACCGACCAGTGCCCGGAGCGGGTTTCGGTGTCGACGTCGACGATCCCGCCGCGCCGGACCGGCTCGACCAGCACCGCCGCCCCGCCGTCGCCGAACGTGTAGCCGGCGAACGACGACCGGGCCTGCGCCATGCTCTCCAGCCGGGGACGCATCACCCGGGTCGGGGTCTCGCCGGTGACGACCAGCGCCCGCCGCGCCCGACCGGCGACGATCATCGACCGGGCCAGGTCGATGCCGTTGATGAAGCTGTTGCAGGCGTTGCTGACGTCGACCGCGTGCGCCGAGCCGCCCAGCTCGGCCTGGACGATGTGCGCGGTCGCCGGCTCGACCAGGTCCCGGCTGGCCGAGGCGAACAGCAGCAGGTCGACGTCGTCGGGGGTGTGCCCGGCGGCGGCGAGCGCCCGCTGGGCGGCCCGCACCGCGAAGGTCGAGGCGTACTCGTCGTCCGCGGCGACCCGACGCTGTCCGATCCCGGTCATCGTGGCGAACAGGCCGGGCGGCAGCACGATGTCGCTGGCGGCAGCGATCCGGTCCTGCAGGTCGGCGGTGGCGAGGGTACGGTCGGGCAGGCTGACGCCGACCCCGGTGATCCCGACCCGGGGTACGGGCCACTCCGGTGGCGACGGAACGTTCA is a window from the Solwaraspora sp. WMMD792 genome containing:
- a CDS encoding GDSL-type esterase/lipase family protein — translated: MHRRWVAGAAAVCALVALACEAGEDGDGPGTPAPPPPGTDLPSSMAALGDSITAGYGSCVVLTSCRRNSWSTGDGFRVESLYQRIAEINPAMEGQEHDFSVPGARAAALADQAASAVDVSAQYVTVLIGANDACRATPQDMTSTAAFRDDVDRALRVLGDGLPQAKVLVLSIPDLYRLWEIGHGEERVVRAWDRGVCPSLLADATATDEAATQRRAAVRDRVAAYNRELAGACRAYGDRCRFDDGAVHDTQFTVDQLNRLDYFHPDTDGQNLLAEVAYAASGLAG
- a CDS encoding NAD(P)-dependent oxidoreductase, which translates into the protein MNTRLTGLRVAVTGASGFCGSAVARAAATAGAEVVAVGRRPGPVGRHVPWDAGRELPDLRGVDVVVHLAAAVGDPPAGAAAEAAYHAVNVAGTARLLRAAADRPVVWVSSASVYRPGRHSVAIREDHPTDGQRTGYGRTKAAGERLALAAGAVVLRPRAVYGAGDPHLLPRLLAAVRRGRVPVPGPDVAMSLTAVENLADACLAALRWPPGPYNVADATPYSRDAVVTGVLAAAGRPARPLRVPVPVALGAAALASGATRLGVPGTGRLTRYAVEQLAYGTVLDLGRAYAQGWAPRRTLPDFLAELSTGPARWVSPDPRRRI
- a CDS encoding cytochrome P450; this translates as MVEPRPARRGRRRDRRVYLGSHPVLFALLAATRRAPVRRIGRIVLVHDAAPFADALRRVPLDRSAERTTAGAARRATGGDGFLFDQDGAGHRQTRRGAASVFGADGVARLRPVWLEVLRRRLAPLGDGAEVDVVDLVAELSGASTAAMLDVSVPAYALTAAARSAAALAARGHLPGLRWPGRARRDRAATASAAAELTRLLGGPADEAARAGMLAVASINTTVAAIPRAVAWCADDRLWPAADRADSRTVLVAELLRVTAPSPVLPRVVAGTAELAGSRLRAGTRLRAGDRLLLVARHAARAGAPHPDPDAPVPAAVGHLVFGTGPHHCPGARLAHAQLDDVLAALAPYRPVVTGARVDRRSALPGWARLTVRATR
- a CDS encoding class I adenylate-forming enzyme family protein, translating into MLDRLATVLRADPHRPAVLTATALTGRSRVRATAGDLTNLTDRYTAALARHGLAAGDTLALAVRPGPRSLAVLLAAYHLGVRVAVLDPTAGPDVLTARLAVAEPALVLADSAAQAVAGWAGPLARRAHLALPDLTRIAPVRTVGRRLPGCAPTLPAGVGPLPTPFDGDGDAVIVFTSGTTSRPRAVVHTRAGLAAGMRAVTGLVGPQPDVPVLGGTFFVLVPALAAGAPVALPARSPALLARQLTRLRPQATYLTPPQLRAVLDHSPRLTGQVFSGSAPVSAALLGRVRRAGADRAYGVYALTELFPAAAVEEADKRGYAADGDLVGRPLPGVAARVDDTGQVWLSGPGQADRYLGEPPMAEVATGDVGRLDGDRLVLAGRCKDMVLRAAENIYPGLYEPALHVPGVALAVLIGVPADDGDEQLVAVVQPEPGTDRARLRAALRPVLDRMGSARPDRVVFARVPLAGRSRKPDRQAAAQVAAQVTARAAAQVAGDG
- a CDS encoding glycosyltransferase family 2 protein, which encodes MTRAVEQPPAAPAAVGDGPLWVVVPAYQEQARIGATLAALAAQTDRDFTLVVVDNNSTDGTVAVVERFAGAAPFPVRLLREPQKGVGAAVDTGFRYAITHGARWLARTDADCLPRPGWVAAARAGLADGAGLVCGAIRARRDEHGPVGRAGFRMLVLLAATFGRLRPAHRRTGGYLAPYRMHAGNNMAVTAELYQACGGMPRRPSPTDRAFLNRVRRTTSAITHRRDMVVENSTRRLRAYGLRRTAAWYLDWGAGPLTEDPR
- a CDS encoding ketoacyl-ACP synthase III, which produces MNVPSPPEWPVPRVGITGVGVSLPDRTLATADLQDRIAAASDIVLPPGLFATMTGIGQRRVAADDEYASTFAVRAAQRALAAAGHTPDDVDLLLFASASRDLVEPATAHIVQAELGGSAHAVDVSNACNSFINGIDLARSMIVAGRARRALVVTGETPTRVMRPRLESMAQARSSFAGYTFGDGGAAVLVEPVRRGGIVDVDTETRSGHWSVGGIFGGGSRHPRGDEHTYFHGDGHALRSVFERIGTDILDRVRRRTGWDWVDYERVLVHQVSVPYLERFIEVTGVPKEKLEVTVDELGNLASATLGVQLARVDAGLRSGDRVLAIGLGGGVSVMTMVWEKP